The Methanocalculus natronophilus DNA segment CAGACTAAACGGTTCAATAAGTTAGTCACAGATTTTGACGATGTGACGTTAATTACAATTTCTAATGACTTACCATTCGCACAAAAAAGATGGTGCGGAAGTGAAGGGTTAGATAATATCGTGACCCTTTCAGATCATAAAGATTTAGACTTTGCTAAAAAATATGGAACCCTAATGAAAGAAAATCGTTTATTGGCCCGAAGCTTATTTGTACTCGATAAGGACCGTGAAATTGTTTATAAAGAGTTTGCGCCGGAGGCGAGTGAACATCTAAATTATGAGAAATTTGTTGCGGAATTAGAAGTCCTAAGAAGAAATTCCTAAGCCTAGCCAACGCTAGGCTTTTTTTATGATACAATATGAGAGGGAGT contains these protein-coding regions:
- the tpx gene encoding thiol peroxidase, encoding MMSVTFGGNTVTLEGNKVSLGDKAPDFEALDTSLTPVKLSDFDSEFIVISVVPSLDTGVCDFQTKRFNKLVTDFDDVTLITISNDLPFAQKRWCGSEGLDNIVTLSDHKDLDFAKKYGTLMKENRLLARSLFVLDKDREIVYKEFAPEASEHLNYEKFVAELEVLRRNS